In Rhodamnia argentea isolate NSW1041297 chromosome 4, ASM2092103v1, whole genome shotgun sequence, the following proteins share a genomic window:
- the LOC115752597 gene encoding receptor-like serine/threonine-protein kinase SD1-6 isoform X4, translating into MAGEGKIAYCFIFLLCLRPSSEEQTWVKSGYFYAGSEIPVSDIGSSLFSHLICAFVYIDSSTHQLSINSSTERIFSTFTSTVRRKNPSIITLLSVWAGREDPSAFASMLGESSSRRSFVESTIEKARLNGFSGVDLYGFLPSRSINMTNLSALLREWRDRVDAESRESGKPQLLLVMAVYCESIADSVSYPLDSIRRYLDWVHLVAYDYHLPTREKFALPHAPLFDPANRNNTDFCITWLSTRGFPARKLVLGLPYHGYAWRLEDLSADAIGHPAVGPAVTADGSFGYKAIRSFIRDFGYGAISVYNGTFVVNFFRKGLVWINFDDVESIRAKVTYAKAKGLLGYNVFQVGNDENWVLSRTAQEAIEDQQHRRWFWLVMLISIAIVVFFIFGLICYLQRRTLKSEGILGVIKGFSSRFKTMAHKVESPESGAPNLQAFHYATLRAATDNFSSENKLGEGGFGPVYKGKLPKGQDIAVKRLSKTSDQGLEEFKNEVVLTASLQHVNLVHLLGFCTDMEEKMLIYEYMPHRSLDFYLFDPTRKYLLDWEKRVHIIEGITQGLLYLQEYSNFTIIHRDLKASNVLLDKEMNPKISDFGMARIFRKGDLEANTGRIVGTYGYVPPEYVRKGIYSMKYDVYSFGVLLLQIISGKRTRCYYGPNENLNLLEFAYEQWKEGKCMEFIDPSLDDSTSSCKLARCMQVALLCVQEKAGDRPSMLEVSSMLKNEASAVNSPKKPAFSINKEEDEDDKGLPKEAIHSANDASISELCPR; encoded by the exons ATGGCGGGCGAAGGCAAAATCGCCTATTGCTTCATCTTTCTCCTCTGTCTCCGCCCATCTTCGGAGGAACAAACGTGGGTCAAGTCCGGTTACTTCTACGCCGGCAGCGAAATCCCGGTCTCCGACATCGGTTCCTCGTTGTTCTCTCACCTCATATGCGCTTTTGTTTACATCGACTCTTCGACCCATCAGCTCTCCATCAACTCCTCCACTGAACGAATCTTCTCCACCTTCACGAGCACCGTTAGACGCAAGAACCCTTCGATTATCACGCTGCTATCAGTGTGGGCAGGCCGAGAGGATCCTTCGGCTTTCGCTTCGATGCTCGGCGAGTCTTCTTCAAGAAGGTCCTTTGTTGAGTCTACGATAGAAAAGGCAAGGCTTAATGGGTTCAGTGGGGTTGATCTCTATGGGTTCTTGCCCAGTAGGAGCATTAACATGACCAATTTGAGTGCCCTTTTGCGGGAGTGGAGAGATAGAGTGGATGCCGAATCAAGAGAATCTGGGAAACCTCAGTTACTGCTAGTAATGGCCGTGTATTGTGAATCCATTGCTGACTCTGTGAGTTACCCACTTGACTCAATTCGGAGATATTTGGACTGGGTTCACCTTGTTGCTTATGATTACCATCTCCCCACCAGGGAAAAATTTGCCCTCCCTCATGCACCTTTATTTGACCCAGCAAACCGGAACAACACAGACTTCTGCATAACTTGGTTGTCGACTAGAGGATTTCCTGCAAGAAAGCTGGTTCTGGGCTTGCCCTACCATGGCTATGCATGGCGGCTCGAGGATTTGAGCGCTGATGCCATCGGCCATCCGGCAGTGGGGCCTGCAGTGACGGCCGATGGGTCATTTGGATATAAGGCCATACGATCATTCATCCGAGATTTCGGTTATGGAGCCATTTCTGTTTATAATGGCACGTTTGTGGTGAATTTTTTCAGAAAGGGGTTGGTATGGATCAATTTCGATGACGTGGAGTCCATCCGAGCCAAAGTAACTTATGCCAAGGCAAAGGGGCTTCTTGGTTACAATGTGTTTCAGGTTGGCAATGATGAGAACTGGGTTCTTTCCAGGACAG CTCAGGAGGCCATTGAAGATCAGCAACACAGGCGATGGTTCTGGCTAGTTATGCTTATTTCGATTGCCATAGTCGTTTTCTTCATATTTGGCCTGATATGCTACTTACAGAGGAGAACATTGAAATCAGAAG GTATTTTGGGCGTAATAAAAGGATTTAGTAGCCGATTTAAGACTATGGCGCATAAAGTTGAAAGTCCTGAGAGCGGTGCTCCTAATCTGCAAGCATTTCATTATGCCACACTCAGGGCAGCAACTGATAACTTCTCAAGTGAAAATAAACTTGGAGAGGGTGGATTTGGACCTGTTTACAAG GGCAAGTTGCCCAAAGGACAGGACATTGCTGTAAAGAGACTTTCGAAAACTTCGGACCAAGGGCTCGAGGAGTTCAAGAATGAAGTTGTGCTCACTGCCAGCCTGCAACATGTCAACCTTGTTCACCTTCTCGGATTTTGTACCGATATGGAAGAAAAGATGCTGATCTATGAATACATGCCGCATAGGAGCTTGGACTTCTACCTTTTCG ATCCGACAAGGAAGTATTTGCTGGATTGGGAAAAACGTGTTCATATCATAGAAGGCATCACACAGGGGCTTCTTTATCTCCAAGAATACTCAAATTTCACAATAATACATCGAGACTTGAAAGCCAGCAACGTTCTGCTGGATAAAGAGATGAATCCCAAGATATCAGATTTTGGTATGGCGAGAATATTCAGGAAGGGTGACCTTGAGGCAAATACCGGCCGAATTGTTGGGACTTA CGGGTATGTTCCACCAGAATATGTGAGGAAAGGCATATACTCAATGAAATATGATGTCTACAGCTTCGGTGTACTGCTGTTGCAAATTATCAGTGGTAAAAGGACCAGATGTTACTATGGCCCGAATGAAAATCTCAATCTTCTTGAATTT GCATACGAGCAGTGGAAAGAGGGTAAATGCATGGAGTTCATTGACCCATCTCTGGATGACTCGACATCATCTTGTAAGCTCGCGAGATGCATGCAAGTGGCTCTTCTATGCGTGCAAGAGAAGGCCGGGGACAGACCCTCCATGTTGGAAGTGTCTTCCATGCTCAAGAATGAAGCTTCAGCTGTAAATTCCCCCAAGAAGCCTGCATTTTCGATTAACAAGGAGGAAGACGAGGACGACAAGGGCTTGCCCAAGGAAGCAATTCATTCAGCCAATGATGCATCGATTTCTGAATTATGTCCTCGCTGA